One Malania oleifera isolate guangnan ecotype guangnan chromosome 10, ASM2987363v1, whole genome shotgun sequence genomic region harbors:
- the LOC131166651 gene encoding putative disease resistance RPP13-like protein 3, with the protein MLLSEEKHRTVVSILGMSGLGKTTLVKNVYNSDDVNSVFMGHAWTHASQEYDIRELLLGIVKSVVSFFDDKQRRALEGIDAASEAQELRFLNQTESWDLFVWKIFKAKSTPAGFLLELEGLGRQIVGKCGGFAVGNCGFGRTAVKER; encoded by the exons ATGCTGTTGTCCGAAGAGAAGCACAGAACGGTGGTGTCAATCTTGGGAATGAGCGGGTTGGGGAAGACAACTCTTGTAAAGAACGTTTATAATTCTGACGATGTAAACAGTGTCTTTATGGGTCATGCTTGGACCCATGCTTCCCAAGAGTATGACATTAGAGAGCTATTGCTTGGGATTGTTAAATCCGTAGTGTCCTTTTTCGATGATAAGCAAAGGAGGGCGTTGGAAGGCATTGATGCGGCC AGTGAAGCTCAAGAACTGCGGTTTTTGAACCAGACAGAGAGTTGGGATCTGTTTGTTTGGAAGATATTCAAGGCCAAGAGCACACCTGCTGGTTTCCTGCTGGAGTTGGAGGGTTTAGGAAGGCAGATAGTGGGGAAATGTGGAGGATTTGCAGTTGGCAATTGTGGTTTTGGGAGGACTGCTGTCAAGGAAAGATAA